A genomic region of Lytechinus pictus isolate F3 Inbred chromosome 2, Lp3.0, whole genome shotgun sequence contains the following coding sequences:
- the LOC129277395 gene encoding carbonic anhydrase-related protein-like isoform X1 produces MSILKFTKFRKRYLRGKLLTRRSSSREKLIPWVHDDTFDDPLLSIPIGAFSYKGTAEWGLHFQEANGDCQSPININSRETVYKESLNQPPLEVNYALCRDCDLINTGTGIQIIFKYKSDVGMTGLRDTSLDPVPKSVLSGGPLPRNSKFELAACAFHWGQKDDRGSEHTVNFKAYPMELHLIHWNSSTYNTLEEAMGKPHGIAIIALFIQVGREHTGLRTFTDYLEAVQYKGRTLGVTTPFHPSCLLPDPQLRDFWTYQGSLTTPPCYERVTWILFRYPLTISISQMEEFRRLKNHVKGDFSFRGEEGLLVDNFRPTQPLNDRTIEASFQ; encoded by the exons ATGTCGATCCTTAAGTTCACCAAGTTTCGAAAGCGGTACCTTCGAGGCAAGCTGTTGACCCGGCGGAGTTCATCCCGAGAGAAGCTTATCCCATGGGTACACGATGATACCTTCGATGATCCCCTCTTGTCAATCCCTATTGGTGCTTTCTCGTATAAAG GAACGGCCGAGTGGGGGCTCCATTTCCAAGAGGCGAATGGGGATTGTCAATCTCCGATCAATATAAACTCTCGAGAGACTGTCTACAAGGAGAGTCTTAACCAACCCCCGTTAGAAGTCAATTATGCACTGTGTCGGGATTGCGATCTTATCAATACAGGCACTGGTATACAAATCATCTTCAAATATAAATCAG ATGTCGGGATGACAGGTTTACGTGATACGAGTCTAGATCCTGTACCAAAGTCGG TTCTAAGCGGTGGACCACTACCTCGTAATTCAAAGTTTGAGTTAGCTGCCTGTGCTTTTCACTGGGGTCAGAAAGATGATAGAGGCTCCGAGCATACTGTCAACTTCAAAGCTTATCCTATGGAG CTTCACCTAATTCACTGGAATAGTTCAACCTATAATACGCTGGAGGAGGCGATGGGGAAACCACATGGTATAGCCATCATAGCTCTCTTTATACAG GTCGGTCGAGAGCATACCGGCCTTCGAACATTTACCGATTACCTTGAAGCCGTCCAGTATAAG GGAAGAACTTTAGGGGTAACAACGCCATTTCATCCAAGTTGTTTACTTCCGG ATCCTCAACTTCGTGATTTTTGGACGTACCAAGGTTCCTTGACCACGCCCCCTTGTTACGAAAGGGTCACTTGGATTCTCTTCCGGTATCCCCTCACGATATCCATCTCAcag atggaaGAGTTCCGACGATTGAAGAATCACGTGAAAGGTGATTTCTCCTTCCGGGGCGAAGAGGGATTGTTGGTGGATAACTTCCGGCCAACACAGCCACTCAATGATAGAACAATAGAAGCCTCGTTCCAGTAA
- the LOC129277395 gene encoding carbonic anhydrase-related protein-like isoform X3, translating to MTSQKMRSMASSYGTAEWGLHFQEANGDCQSPININSRETVYKESLNQPPLEVNYALCRDCDLINTGTGIQIIFKYKSDVGMTGLRDTSLDPVPKSVLSGGPLPRNSKFELAACAFHWGQKDDRGSEHTVNFKAYPMELHLIHWNSSTYNTLEEAMGKPHGIAIIALFIQVGREHTGLRTFTDYLEAVQYKGRTLGVTTPFHPSCLLPDPQLRDFWTYQGSLTTPPCYERVTWILFRYPLTISISQMEEFRRLKNHVKGDFSFRGEEGLLVDNFRPTQPLNDRTIEASFQ from the exons ATGACCAGTCAGAAAATGAGAAGTATGGCTTCATCCTACG GAACGGCCGAGTGGGGGCTCCATTTCCAAGAGGCGAATGGGGATTGTCAATCTCCGATCAATATAAACTCTCGAGAGACTGTCTACAAGGAGAGTCTTAACCAACCCCCGTTAGAAGTCAATTATGCACTGTGTCGGGATTGCGATCTTATCAATACAGGCACTGGTATACAAATCATCTTCAAATATAAATCAG ATGTCGGGATGACAGGTTTACGTGATACGAGTCTAGATCCTGTACCAAAGTCGG TTCTAAGCGGTGGACCACTACCTCGTAATTCAAAGTTTGAGTTAGCTGCCTGTGCTTTTCACTGGGGTCAGAAAGATGATAGAGGCTCCGAGCATACTGTCAACTTCAAAGCTTATCCTATGGAG CTTCACCTAATTCACTGGAATAGTTCAACCTATAATACGCTGGAGGAGGCGATGGGGAAACCACATGGTATAGCCATCATAGCTCTCTTTATACAG GTCGGTCGAGAGCATACCGGCCTTCGAACATTTACCGATTACCTTGAAGCCGTCCAGTATAAG GGAAGAACTTTAGGGGTAACAACGCCATTTCATCCAAGTTGTTTACTTCCGG ATCCTCAACTTCGTGATTTTTGGACGTACCAAGGTTCCTTGACCACGCCCCCTTGTTACGAAAGGGTCACTTGGATTCTCTTCCGGTATCCCCTCACGATATCCATCTCAcag atggaaGAGTTCCGACGATTGAAGAATCACGTGAAAGGTGATTTCTCCTTCCGGGGCGAAGAGGGATTGTTGGTGGATAACTTCCGGCCAACACAGCCACTCAATGATAGAACAATAGAAGCCTCGTTCCAGTAA
- the LOC129277395 gene encoding carbonic anhydrase-related protein-like isoform X2, which yields MSAEYEDTSVVWSYHDDGTAEWGLHFQEANGDCQSPININSRETVYKESLNQPPLEVNYALCRDCDLINTGTGIQIIFKYKSDVGMTGLRDTSLDPVPKSVLSGGPLPRNSKFELAACAFHWGQKDDRGSEHTVNFKAYPMELHLIHWNSSTYNTLEEAMGKPHGIAIIALFIQVGREHTGLRTFTDYLEAVQYKGRTLGVTTPFHPSCLLPDPQLRDFWTYQGSLTTPPCYERVTWILFRYPLTISISQMEEFRRLKNHVKGDFSFRGEEGLLVDNFRPTQPLNDRTIEASFQ from the exons ATGTCAGCGGAGTACGAAGATACAAGCGTCGTATGGAGTTATCATGATGATG GAACGGCCGAGTGGGGGCTCCATTTCCAAGAGGCGAATGGGGATTGTCAATCTCCGATCAATATAAACTCTCGAGAGACTGTCTACAAGGAGAGTCTTAACCAACCCCCGTTAGAAGTCAATTATGCACTGTGTCGGGATTGCGATCTTATCAATACAGGCACTGGTATACAAATCATCTTCAAATATAAATCAG ATGTCGGGATGACAGGTTTACGTGATACGAGTCTAGATCCTGTACCAAAGTCGG TTCTAAGCGGTGGACCACTACCTCGTAATTCAAAGTTTGAGTTAGCTGCCTGTGCTTTTCACTGGGGTCAGAAAGATGATAGAGGCTCCGAGCATACTGTCAACTTCAAAGCTTATCCTATGGAG CTTCACCTAATTCACTGGAATAGTTCAACCTATAATACGCTGGAGGAGGCGATGGGGAAACCACATGGTATAGCCATCATAGCTCTCTTTATACAG GTCGGTCGAGAGCATACCGGCCTTCGAACATTTACCGATTACCTTGAAGCCGTCCAGTATAAG GGAAGAACTTTAGGGGTAACAACGCCATTTCATCCAAGTTGTTTACTTCCGG ATCCTCAACTTCGTGATTTTTGGACGTACCAAGGTTCCTTGACCACGCCCCCTTGTTACGAAAGGGTCACTTGGATTCTCTTCCGGTATCCCCTCACGATATCCATCTCAcag atggaaGAGTTCCGACGATTGAAGAATCACGTGAAAGGTGATTTCTCCTTCCGGGGCGAAGAGGGATTGTTGGTGGATAACTTCCGGCCAACACAGCCACTCAATGATAGAACAATAGAAGCCTCGTTCCAGTAA